CCCCAACTTTGCGAATCGCTGTTCAGGATGATTTTCCAGTCTTTCTCGTTCGGCAGGATGTAGAGCCCATATTTCCCGGCCGGAACCGTCACTCCACCGAAATTAATCGACTGGCGAAATTCAATTTTTGTGGAAGAATTCGCACCGGCGCGCCAAACTTTACCGTACGGAACCAGATCACCGAAAACTTTTCTGCCTTTCACACCCGGTCTTCCGTAATCTACCGTGATTTTTGACATTGAAAACTGCTGTTCAACCGTGGCTCTTGGACTTGCTGCCGGGAGAGTCCATTGGGAATAAGCGGAAACGGAAAT
The sequence above is a segment of the Chryseobacterium taklimakanense genome. Coding sequences within it:
- a CDS encoding DUF2911 domain-containing protein, whose product is MKRLLITALFAISVSAYSQWTLPAASPRATVEQQFSMSKITVDYGRPGVKGRKVFGDLVPYGKVWRAGANSSTKIEFRQSINFGGVTVPAGKYGLYILPNEKDWKIILNSDSQSWGTAYDASKDLYSVVVPVQKMADRQEFFEIALQPLDDNAIDLVFKWDNVKAVVPMKTGNPENVAKIVDKLKEIRELERSAAAKK